The nucleotide sequence AATTATAGGAATTCCCGGTAATGTCCTCTCGGTTAACTTTCTAAAAAATCTCCTTATAAGGGGTGAAACCAATACTACAAATTGTTTCCCCATAAAATTACTTTTTTCCAATAAAGTCGCCAATTCCTGTACCAAATGTTGTGCAATTTTAGGTTCAATCGCTAAATAAGAACCTTGATCACTAGTTTGTATTCCTTCACTAATTAACTTTTCTATGGCCGGTTCCACTGTAAAACAATAAATTTTACCCCTTTCATCTTTATATAATTGAACAATTTGTCTAGCTAATTTTTGTCGCACATATTCTGTCAGCAAATCCGGATCCTTAGTAGTAGCCCCCCAATCTCCCAAGGCCTCCATTATTGATACTAAGTCCCGAATCGGGACTCTCTCCCGCAAAAGATTACTTAAAACTTTATGAACCTCTGCTAATGAAAGTAGGTTAGGTACTACTTCTTCAACCACAGCCGGATATTCCTTTTTTAAATTATCTAAAAGTAATTTTACATCCTGACGACTTAAAATTTCGGCTACATTATTTTTTAGAAACTCCGTAATATGTGTAGCTAAAACTGAAGGTGGATCTACAACCGTAAAACCCGCCATTTCGGCTTGTTCCCTTTGAGAGGCCTCAATCCATTTAGCCGGCAAGCCAAAAGCAGGTTCACGTGTATCAATTCCGTTCAACTCGCCTTCACCACCCATGGCCAAATATTGATTTAACATCAATTCTTCTTGAGCCATTGGCACTCCCCGTAATTTTAAAACATATTTCTGGGGAGGTAACTGCATATTATCCCGAATACGAATTGGTGGAATTACTATCCCCAATTCCAAAGCACATTGCCGCCGAATCATAACCACACGTTCCAATAAATCGCCACCCTGTTCTGTATCAACAAGCGGAATTAAACCATAACCTAGTTCTAATTCCACCGGATCAACTTGTAAGAGAGCAAAAACACTTTCCGGTTTTTTTAATTCCGCAGCTTTTTCTTCTTCTAAACTTTGTAATGACTCTACATCTAAAACCATACCAGTTTTATATAAACTAAAGGCTAGAAACCCCATAACCAAACCCAAAAACATAAACGGAGCTACCGGAAGTCCCGGAACTATAGCAAAAAAGATTAGAACTACCGCCGCAATGGCTAGTACTTTTGGTTGAGAAAAAACTTGTTTAGTAATATCAAAACCCAAATTTTCTTCCGAGGCAGCACGTGTGACAATAATTCCCGTAGCCGTTGAAAGTAAAAGTGCGGGAATTTGACTAACTAAACCATCACCAACGGTTAACAAAGTATATCTCTGGGCCACTTCCCCAATACTACCCATTTTTTGCTGTAAAAGTCCAACTACCATTCCGCCCAAAATATTAATTAAAGTAATAATAATACTGGCAATGGCATCACCTTTAACAAATTTAGTAGCACCATCCATCGCCCCATAAAAATCAGCTTCCCTTTGAAC is from Clostridia bacterium and encodes:
- the flhA gene encoding flagellar biosynthesis protein FlhA, whose protein sequence is MPSSSLQHKLARHTDIIVALGVVGIVAMMIVPLHPSLLDVLFVFNITCSLIILLVTMYNQEPLDFSVFPSLLLVMTLYRLALNISSTRLILLHAYAGEVINQFGDFVVGGNAFVGFIIFLILVVIQFIVITKGAERVAEVAARFTLDAMPGKQMSIDADLNSGLINELEARERRSKVQREADFYGAMDGATKFVKGDAIASIIITLINILGGMVVGLLQQKMGSIGEVAQRYTLLTVGDGLVSQIPALLLSTATGIIVTRAASEENLGFDITKQVFSQPKVLAIAAVVLIFFAIVPGLPVAPFMFLGLVMGFLAFSLYKTGMVLDVESLQSLEEEKAAELKKPESVFALLQVDPVELELGYGLIPLVDTEQGGDLLERVVMIRRQCALELGIVIPPIRIRDNMQLPPQKYVLKLRGVPMAQEELMLNQYLAMGGEGELNGIDTREPAFGLPAKWIEASQREQAEMAGFTVVDPPSVLATHITEFLKNNVAEILSRQDVKLLLDNLKKEYPAVVEEVVPNLLSLAEVHKVLSNLLRERVPIRDLVSIMEALGDWGATTKDPDLLTEYVRQKLARQIVQLYKDERGKIYCFTVEPAIEKLISEGIQTSDQGSYLAIEPKIAQHLVQELATLLEKSNFMGKQFVVLVSPLIRRFFRKLTERTLPGIPII